In Arachis stenosperma cultivar V10309 chromosome 1, arast.V10309.gnm1.PFL2, whole genome shotgun sequence, one DNA window encodes the following:
- the LOC130969139 gene encoding DNA replication licensing factor MCM2 translates to MDPGNPASTPEPESPTSPSAGFNTDQLPHTSHVSEDDEASVDPDIIQDEPEDENPEEDEDGEDLYNDNYMDDYRRLDDHDQFESAGLDDSVEDVRDFDQIMEDRRAAEVELDARDGRLNNRKFPQLLHDQDTDDDSYRPSKRARADARAPNLSDDDFDGLHSSPGRSQPGHSRDDVPRTDQTEDDQYDDDFDEEGGYEMYRVQGTLREWVTRDEVRRFIARKFKDFLLTYVNPKNEHGDFEYVRLINEMVLANKCSLEIDYKQFIYVHPNIAIWLADAPQSVLEVMEDVAKNVVFQLHPNYKNIQPKIYVRITNLPVYDQIRNIRQIHLNTMIRIGGVVTRRSGVFPQLQQVKYDCNKCGATLGPFFQNSYSEVRVGSCPECQSKGPFTVNIEQTIYRNFQKLTLQESPGIVPAGRLPRYKEVILLNDLIDCARPGEEIEVTGIYTNNFDLSLNTKNGFPVFATVVEANYVTKKHDLFSAYKLTQEDKEEIENLSKDPRIGERIIKSIAPSIYGHEDIKTAIALAMFGGQEKNVQGKHRLRGDINVLLLGDPGTAKSQFLKYVEKTGQRAVYTTGKGASAVGLTAAVHKDPVTREWTLEGGALVLADKGICLIDEFDKMNDQDRVSIHEAMEQQSISISKAGIVTSLQARCSVIAAANPIGGRYDSSKTFSQNVELTDPIISRFDILCVVKDVVDPVTDEMLAKFVVDSHFRSQPKGGNRDEKSVTESQDDYASAMPVDPEILPQELLKKYITYAKLNVFPRLHDADLDKLTHVYAELRKESSHGQGVPIAVRHIESMIRMSEAHARMHLRHHVTQEDVDMAIRVLLDSFISTQKFGVQKALQKSFRKYMTFKKDYNELLLYLLRELVKNALRFEEIIAGSTSGLEHIDVKVEDLHNKAQEHEIYDLKPFFNSSHFSRANFVLDEERGIIRHRLAN, encoded by the exons ATGGATCCAGGGAATCCCGCTTCAACGCCGGAACCTGAATCACCGACCTCTCCCTCCGCCGGTTTCAACACCGACCAGCTTCCACACACCAGCCATGTTTCCGAAGACGACGAGGCTTCCGTTGACCCCGACATCATTCAGGATGAGCCTGAAGACGAAAACCcggaagaggacgaagatggaGAGGATCTATACAATGACAACTACATGGA TGATTATCGGAGGTTGGATGACCATGATCAGTTTGAGTCGGCTGGGCTGGATGATTCAGTGGAGGATGTTAGGGATTTTGATCAGATAATGGAAGATCGAAGGGCTGCGGAGGTGGAACTAGATGCTCGTGATGGTCGCCTTAACAATCGCAAGTTCCCTCAGCTTCTCCATGACCAAG ATACTGATGATGACAGTTACAGGCCCTCCAAAAGGGCTCGAGCTGATGCCAGGGCTCCTAATCTGAGCGATGATGATTTCGATGGGTTGCATAGTTCACCTGGAAGGTCACAGCCAGGACACTCTAGAGATGATGTTCCGAGGACTGATCAAACCGAGGATGATCAATATGAT GATGACTTTGATGAGGAAGGTGGTTATGAGATGTACCGCGTTCAAGGAACACTTAGAGAATGGGTTACAAGAGATGAAGTCCGCCGCTTCATAGCTAGAAAATTCAAGGATTTCTTGCTCACGTATGTTAATCCTAAAAATGAACACGGTGACTTTGAATATGTGCGGCTGATAAATGAGATGGTGTTAG CCAATAAGTGTAGTTTGGAGATAGATTACAAACAATTTATCTACGTCCATCCCAACATTGCCATTTGGCTGGCTGATGCACCTCAGTCTGTCTTGGAAGTAATGGAAGATGTTGCTAAAAATGTTGTCTTTCAGTTGCAtccaaattacaaaaatatacaaCCAAAGATTTATGTTCGTATAACAAACTTACCAGTTTATGACCAGATTCGGAATATAAG ACAAATTCACTTGAATACAATGATTCGAATTGGGGGAGTTGTAACTAGACGTTCAGGAGTCTTTCCCCAGTTGCAACAGGTGAAGTATGACTGTAATAAATGTGGTGCAACTTTGGGACCTTTTTTCCAGAATTCCTACTCAGAGGTGAGAGTTGGATCCTGTCCTGAGTGTCAATCAAAAGGGCCATTTACTGTCAATATTGAGCAG ACAATTTACAGGAATTTTCAGAAGCTCACTCTCCAAGAGAGCCCAGGAATTGTTCCTGCAGGTCGTTTACCAAGATACAAGGAAGTTATACTATTGAACGATCTGATTGACTGTGCCCGTCCTGGGGAAGAGATT GAGGTCACAGGTATCTATACTAATAACTTCGATTTGTCGCTAAACACAAAGAATGGTTTTCCTGTGTTTGCCACTGTTGTCGAAGCAAATTATGTCACAAAGAAGCACGATCTGTTCTCTGCTTACAAACTTACTCAGGAAGACAAAGAAGAGATTGAGAATTTGAgcaaagatccaagaataggAGAAAGG ATTATCAAGTCTATTGCTCCATCAATCTATGGTCATGAAGACATCAAAACTGCAATAGCTTTAGCTATGTTTGGAGGTCAAGAAAAAAATGTTCAAGGAAAGCACAGACTGAGAGGAGATATTAATGTTCTACTTCTTGGTGATCCAGGAACAGCGAAGTCGCAATTTCTCAA ATACGTTGAGAAAACTGGGCAACGAGCTGTATACACCACCGGCAAGGGGGCGTCTGCTGTGGGTCTCACTGCAGCAGTTCACAAGGATCCTGTCACGAGGGAGTGGACCTTGGAAGGGGGAGCCCTTGTCCTAGCTGACAAAGGGATCTGCCTTATCGATGAGTTTGACAAGATGAATGACCAAGACAG GGTAAGTATCCATGAAGCCATGGAGCAGCAGAGTATAAGCATATCAAAAGCGGGAATTGTTACATCTCTTCAGGCACGCTGTTCTGTCATTGCTGCTGCCAATCCTATTGGAGGAAG ATATGATTCCTCCAAAACATTTTCTCAAAATGTTGAATTGACAGACCCTATTATTTCCCGTTTTGACATCCTCTGTGTTGTGAAG GATGTGGTTGATCCGGTCACTGATGAAATGCTTGCAAAGTTTGTAGTGGACAGTCACTTTAGGTCACAACCAAAGGGTGGTAACAGAGACGAAAAGTCAGTGACTGAGTCCCAAGATGATTATGCGTCTGCCATGCCTGTTGATCCTGAG ATACTTCCACAAGAGTTGCTAAAGAAGTATATTACTTATGCTAAATTAAATGTATTTCCAAGACTACATGATGCTGATTTGGATAAGTTGACACATGTTTATGCCGAACTGCGGAAAGAATCCTCG CATGGTCAAGGGGTCCCTATTGCTGTAAGGCATATTGAGTCAATGATAAGGATGTCCGAAGCTCATGCGAGGATGCATCTCAGGCACCATGTCACACAAGAGGATGTGGACATGGCAATTCGAGTCCTACTTGATTCATTCATTTCAACCCAGAAATTTGGAGTGCAGAAAGCTCTTCAAAAG AGCTTTAGAAAATATATGACTTTCAAGAAGGACTACAATGAATTGCTGCTTTACCTTCTCCGCGAGCTTGTCAAGAATGCTTTGCGTTTTGAAGAAATCATTGCTGGATCTACTTCAGGTCTTGAACATATAGATGTCAAAGTGGAAGATCTCCACAATAAG GCTCAAGAGCACGAAATATATGATCTTAAACCATTCTTCAACAGTAGTCACTTTTCAAGGGCCAATTTTGTATTGGATGAAGAGCGCGGAATAATCAGACATCGCCTTGCTAATTGA
- the LOC130974302 gene encoding transcription factor bHLH147: MATTTVVSNPAPTSTDRSRDSKRKKKKKLQKEYVQSHFKWKSQAQQQIYSSKLHQALARVNLASTSVPRRGKAVREAADRVLAATAKGKTRWSRAILANRRLKLKFSKQHKRQRVAQPALTRSKKPRVSVLRLKGKKNLPAVQRKLRFLARLVPGCRKEPVPVILEEAIDYIPALEMQVRAMAALLNLLSGSGSGSGAAASDSSSGAGTSSAPPS; this comes from the coding sequence ATGGCCACAACAACGGTGGTGTCAAACCCAGCACCAACAAGCACGGACCGGTCACGTGACtcaaagaggaagaagaagaagaaactgCAGAAAGAATATGTTCAGAGTCACTTCAAATGGAAATCGCAAGCGCAGCAACAAATTTATTCCTCCAAGCTCCACCAGGCCTTAGCGAGAGTCAACCTCGCCTCCACCTCCGTCCCCCGCCGCGGAAAGGCCGTCCGAGAAGCCGCAGACAGAGTCCTGGCCGCCACAGCTAAAGGCAAAACACGGTGGAGCCGCGCCATACTCGCCAACCGCAGGCTCAAGCTCAAGTTCTCCAAAcagcacaagagacagagagtGGCGCAGCCTGCGCTCACCCGATCCAAGAAGCCACGTGTCAGCGTTTTACGCCTCAAAGGGAAGAAGAACTTACCGGCTGTGCAGAGGAAACTCAGGTTCTTGGCGCGACTCGTTCCCGGTTGCCGGAAAGAACCTGTGCCGGTCATTCTCGAAGAGGCCATCGATTACATACCGGCGCTTGAGATGCAAGTCAGAGCCATGGCTGCTCTTCTCAACCTTCTCTCCGGCTCCGGCTCCGGCTCCGGCGCCGCCGCCTCAGACTCCTCTTCCGGCGCCGGCACAAGCTCGGCGCCGCCAAGCTGA